The proteins below are encoded in one region of Streptomyces marianii:
- a CDS encoding excisionase family DNA-binding protein translates to MAEPRDADAPESFDPSLVLLTVEEAARRLRIGRTTCFRLVLAGGIESVTVGRLRRVPADAVPAYVARLRHRPVEAA, encoded by the coding sequence ATGGCTGAGCCCCGGGACGCTGACGCGCCCGAGTCCTTCGACCCGTCCTTAGTCCTTCTGACCGTCGAGGAGGCGGCCCGGCGGCTCCGTATCGGCCGTACGACGTGCTTCCGGCTCGTCCTCGCCGGAGGGATCGAGTCGGTCACGGTCGGGCGGTTGCGCCGAGTCCCCGCCGACGCCGTGCCTGCCTACGTGGCCAGGTTGCGCCATCGACCCGTCGAAGCGGCCTGA
- a CDS encoding tyrosine-type recombinase/integrase yields MTEKKRTRQPNGASSIYLGKDGKWHGRVTVGVRDDGKPDRRHIERKTKAEVTKAVREMERARDEKKLRKPGQSWTVQAWLEHWVENIAKPYVSENTYDGYEVDVRVHLVPGLGAHKLARLEPEHLERFYRNMQDSGSSAGTAHHVHRTVRVALGEAVRRGHVPTNAAEIAKAPRLEEADIEPYTIEEVQSLLVKAANLRNSARWVVALALGLRQGEALGLHWEDLDLDAGYVRIRKNRLRPKYAHGCGDDPCGRKAGYCPKREQIRREHKFTKSRAGRRTVDLPGPLIKFLRQHREEQERERIAAGIDWEDKGYVFASPTGGPLSLNTDFHVWKRLLRDAGVRDGRLRDARHTAATVLLILGVPDVVVDAIMGWEPGGAERVRARYMHVTGTMLRKVAQQVGDALWEPPKTN; encoded by the coding sequence ATGACGGAGAAGAAGCGCACGCGACAGCCCAACGGGGCTTCGTCCATCTACCTTGGCAAGGACGGGAAGTGGCACGGGCGGGTGACGGTCGGTGTCCGCGACGACGGCAAGCCGGACCGCCGCCACATCGAGCGAAAGACCAAAGCCGAGGTGACCAAGGCCGTCCGCGAGATGGAGCGGGCGCGCGACGAGAAGAAGCTCAGGAAGCCGGGGCAGAGCTGGACTGTGCAAGCGTGGCTTGAGCACTGGGTCGAGAACATCGCCAAGCCGTACGTGTCGGAGAACACGTACGACGGCTACGAGGTGGACGTACGCGTCCACCTGGTGCCCGGCCTCGGCGCCCACAAGCTCGCTCGCCTGGAGCCGGAACACCTGGAGCGCTTCTACCGGAATATGCAGGACTCCGGCAGCTCCGCCGGCACCGCCCACCACGTCCACCGCACGGTCCGGGTCGCCCTCGGCGAGGCGGTACGGCGCGGGCACGTCCCCACCAACGCGGCCGAGATCGCCAAGGCGCCCCGGCTCGAAGAGGCGGACATCGAGCCGTACACGATCGAGGAGGTTCAGAGTCTCCTCGTCAAAGCGGCCAACCTCCGCAACAGCGCGCGCTGGGTCGTCGCCTTGGCGCTCGGGCTGCGCCAGGGCGAAGCGCTCGGGCTCCACTGGGAGGACCTCGACCTCGACGCGGGATACGTCCGCATCCGCAAGAACCGGCTCCGGCCGAAGTACGCCCATGGCTGCGGAGACGATCCCTGCGGCCGGAAGGCGGGTTACTGCCCTAAGCGGGAGCAGATCCGTCGCGAGCACAAGTTCACCAAGTCCCGAGCCGGGCGCCGCACGGTCGACCTCCCTGGTCCTTTGATCAAGTTCCTGCGCCAGCACCGGGAGGAGCAGGAGCGGGAGAGGATCGCCGCCGGCATCGACTGGGAGGACAAGGGATACGTCTTCGCCTCGCCGACCGGCGGGCCGCTCAGCCTGAACACCGACTTCCACGTCTGGAAGCGACTGCTGCGGGACGCGGGCGTGCGAGACGGTCGTCTCCGTGACGCTCGCCACACCGCCGCGACCGTCCTTCTGATCCTCGGTGTCCCGGACGTCGTGGTCGACGCGATCATGGGCTGGGAACCCGGGGGAGCGGAACGTGTGCGCGCTCGGTACATGCACGTCACCGGAACGATGCTGCGGAAGGTCGCCCAGCAAGTCGGCGATGCGCTCTGGGAGCCGCCGAAGACCAACTGA
- a CDS encoding DNA polymerase III subunit gamma and tau yields MSSLALYRRYRPESFAEVIGQEHVTDPLQQALRNNRVNHAYLFSGPRGCGKTTSARILARCLNCEQGPTPTPCGECQSCRDLARNGPGSIDVIEIDAASHGGVDDARELREKAFFGPASSRYKIYIIDEAHMVTSAGFNALLKVVEEPPEHLKFIFATTEPEKVIGTIRSRTHHYPFRLVPPGTLREYLGEVCGRERIPVEDGVLPLVVRAGAGSVRDSMSVMDQLLAGAADDGVTYAMATALLGYTDGSLLDLVVDAFASGDGAAAFEVVDRVIEGGNDPRRFVADLLERLRDLVILAAVPDAAEKGLIDGPADVVERMQAQAQVFGAAELSRAADLVNTGLTEMRGATSPRLQLELICARVLLPAAFDDERSLQARLDRLERGAAAFTAQGSGPAMGYVPGPEAHAPMVPGGGPAAARAAVRGGGAAPDQAQPQAAPPRPAPPEPAQPARPETLEPGPAQAPRQSVEEEPAGSAVPQSRTDPSPAPAEESTAPRPGAWPGAAAPGSGGGAAARPGAWPSATAPGQGARPPAVPAAPAPAQAPAAPAQPPPVAPAAAQGAAQVRNMWPGILEAVKNRRRFTWILLSQNAQVAGFDGTTLQLGFINAGARDNFASSGSEDVLRQALAEQFNVQWKIEAIIDPSGGTGQPPSGPGGSSGGYGGYGGRPAQSPPASPSPQPSQAPRAPQQPAAPSSPSPGGGGGPAPQPGPSAAEPAGAAALQAPPRQPVALEDDIPEEDDPDLVDSALSGHDLIVRELGATVVEEYTNE; encoded by the coding sequence GTGTCGTCCCTTGCGCTGTACCGCCGCTACCGACCCGAGTCCTTCGCCGAGGTCATCGGGCAGGAGCATGTCACCGACCCGCTGCAGCAGGCGCTGCGGAACAACCGGGTCAATCACGCGTACCTGTTCAGCGGGCCGCGCGGATGTGGAAAGACGACCAGTGCCCGCATCCTCGCGCGGTGTCTGAACTGTGAGCAGGGTCCCACTCCCACCCCCTGCGGCGAGTGCCAGTCCTGCCGGGACCTCGCGCGCAACGGGCCCGGGTCGATCGACGTCATCGAGATCGACGCCGCGTCGCACGGCGGTGTGGACGACGCCCGCGAGCTGCGGGAGAAGGCGTTCTTCGGGCCCGCGTCCAGCCGTTACAAGATCTACATCATCGACGAGGCCCACATGGTCACCTCGGCGGGCTTCAACGCCCTGCTGAAGGTGGTCGAGGAGCCGCCGGAGCACCTCAAGTTCATCTTCGCGACGACCGAACCCGAGAAGGTCATCGGGACGATCCGGTCGCGCACGCACCACTATCCGTTCCGCCTCGTGCCGCCCGGGACCCTCAGGGAGTATCTGGGAGAGGTGTGCGGCAGGGAGCGGATCCCCGTCGAGGACGGGGTCCTCCCCCTGGTCGTCCGGGCCGGGGCGGGTTCGGTCCGCGACTCGATGTCGGTCATGGACCAGCTGCTGGCCGGCGCCGCGGACGACGGTGTGACGTACGCCATGGCGACGGCCCTCCTGGGCTACACCGACGGATCATTGCTGGACTTGGTCGTGGACGCCTTCGCGTCGGGCGACGGTGCCGCGGCGTTCGAGGTCGTCGACCGGGTGATCGAGGGCGGCAACGACCCGCGCCGTTTCGTCGCGGATCTGCTGGAGCGGCTGCGGGACCTGGTGATCCTCGCCGCGGTGCCGGACGCGGCCGAGAAGGGGCTCATCGACGGGCCCGCGGACGTGGTCGAGCGCATGCAGGCGCAGGCCCAGGTGTTCGGGGCAGCCGAGCTCAGCCGGGCCGCCGACCTGGTCAACACAGGGCTGACGGAGATGCGGGGTGCCACCTCGCCCCGGCTGCAGCTGGAGTTGATCTGCGCCCGGGTGCTGCTGCCCGCCGCCTTCGACGACGAGCGGTCCCTGCAGGCCAGGCTCGACCGGCTGGAGCGCGGTGCCGCCGCGTTCACGGCGCAGGGTTCCGGGCCGGCGATGGGATACGTACCGGGGCCGGAGGCGCATGCGCCGATGGTTCCGGGTGGTGGGCCCGCCGCCGCGCGTGCGGCGGTACGGGGCGGGGGAGCGGCACCCGACCAGGCCCAGCCGCAAGCGGCCCCGCCGCGCCCCGCCCCGCCCGAGCCGGCCCAGCCCGCCCGGCCTGAAACCCTGGAGCCCGGGCCGGCGCAGGCCCCCCGGCAGTCCGTCGAGGAGGAACCCGCCGGGTCCGCGGTCCCGCAGTCCCGGACGGACCCGTCCCCGGCTCCCGCCGAGGAGTCCACCGCACCGCGCCCCGGCGCGTGGCCGGGTGCCGCGGCACCCGGATCCGGTGGTGGTGCCGCCGCACGTCCGGGCGCCTGGCCTTCGGCCACGGCGCCCGGCCAGGGCGCCCGCCCTCCGGCGGTCCCCGCGGCCCCCGCCCCCGCACAGGCTCCCGCCGCTCCCGCCCAGCCGCCACCGGTCGCGCCCGCCGCGGCCCAGGGAGCCGCCCAGGTGCGCAACATGTGGCCGGGCATCCTGGAGGCGGTGAAGAACCGCCGCCGCTTCACCTGGATCCTTCTCAGCCAGAACGCCCAGGTGGCCGGCTTCGACGGCACCACCCTCCAGCTCGGTTTCATCAACGCCGGAGCACGTGACAACTTCGCGAGCAGCGGCAGTGAGGACGTGCTGCGGCAGGCGCTCGCCGAGCAGTTCAACGTCCAGTGGAAGATCGAGGCGATCATCGACCCGTCGGGCGGTACGGGTCAGCCCCCGTCCGGCCCTGGCGGATCGTCCGGCGGCTACGGGGGATACGGCGGTCGGCCCGCCCAGTCCCCGCCCGCCTCGCCCTCACCGCAGCCTTCGCAGGCACCGCGGGCGCCCCAGCAGCCGGCGGCGCCTTCCTCACCGTCACCGGGTGGGGGAGGCGGTCCGGCTCCGCAGCCGGGCCCGTCCGCTGCGGAGCCGGCAGGGGCCGCGGCTCTGCAGGCCCCGCCGCGGCAGCCCGTCGCGCTCGAGGACGATATCCCGGAAGAGGACGATCCGGATCTCGTGGACTCGGCCCTGTCCGGTCACGACCTGATCGTGAGGGAGCTCGGTGCCACCGTTGTGGAGGAATACACAAACGAGTAG
- the purD gene encoding phosphoribosylamine--glycine ligase, with protein MKVLVIGGGAREHALCRALSLDPDVSALHCAPGNAGIADVAELHTVDALDGDAVAALAGRLEADLVVVGPEAPLVAGVADAVRAAGIPCFGPSREAARLEGSKAFAKEVMAAANVPTARSYVCTTPEEVDEALDAFGAPYVVKDDGLAAGKGVVVTADLEQAREHALACGRVVIEEYLDGPEVSLFAITDGETVLPLQPAQDFKRALDGDEGPNTGGMGAYSPLPWADPKLVDEVVETVLQPTVDELRRRGTPFAGLLYAGLAITGRGVRVIEFNARFGDPETQVVLARLKTPLAGVLLHAARGTLADEAPLTWRGDSAVTVVIASHNYPAKPRTGDPIGGLDEIAVQDAPHAYVLHAGTRREGEAIVSAGGRVLSVTATGEDLTEARERAYAAVERIHLDGSHHRRDIAEKAASHP; from the coding sequence GTGAAGGTCCTCGTCATCGGCGGCGGCGCCCGCGAACATGCCCTGTGCCGCGCTCTCTCCCTCGACCCCGACGTATCCGCTCTGCACTGCGCGCCCGGCAACGCCGGAATCGCGGACGTCGCCGAGCTGCACACGGTGGACGCCCTCGATGGCGACGCCGTGGCCGCACTTGCCGGGAGGCTCGAGGCCGATCTGGTCGTCGTCGGCCCCGAGGCGCCGCTCGTGGCCGGTGTCGCCGACGCCGTACGGGCCGCGGGCATCCCCTGCTTCGGCCCCTCCCGTGAGGCGGCCCGGCTCGAGGGCTCCAAGGCCTTCGCCAAGGAAGTGATGGCCGCGGCGAACGTCCCCACGGCGCGCAGCTACGTCTGCACCACCCCGGAGGAGGTCGACGAGGCCCTGGACGCCTTCGGCGCGCCGTACGTCGTCAAGGACGACGGGCTCGCCGCTGGCAAGGGCGTCGTCGTGACCGCCGATCTGGAGCAGGCCCGGGAGCACGCGCTGGCCTGCGGCCGCGTGGTCATCGAGGAGTACCTCGACGGACCCGAGGTCTCGCTCTTCGCCATCACCGACGGCGAGACGGTGCTTCCGCTTCAGCCGGCGCAGGACTTCAAGCGTGCGCTGGACGGCGACGAGGGGCCGAACACGGGTGGCATGGGCGCGTACTCGCCACTTCCGTGGGCCGATCCGAAGCTGGTCGACGAGGTCGTGGAGACCGTGCTCCAGCCCACCGTGGACGAGCTCCGCCGCCGTGGCACACCGTTCGCGGGCCTGCTGTACGCAGGTCTCGCGATCACCGGCCGCGGCGTGCGCGTGATCGAGTTCAACGCCCGTTTCGGCGACCCCGAGACCCAGGTGGTGCTCGCCAGGCTCAAGACCCCGCTCGCGGGTGTCCTCCTGCACGCGGCCCGCGGCACTCTCGCCGACGAGGCGCCGCTGACCTGGCGCGGCGACTCCGCCGTGACCGTCGTCATCGCCTCCCACAACTATCCGGCCAAGCCCCGCACCGGCGACCCGATCGGCGGCCTTGACGAGATCGCCGTGCAGGACGCGCCGCACGCCTACGTCCTGCACGCCGGGACCAGGCGGGAGGGCGAGGCGATCGTCAGCGCGGGCGGCCGGGTGCTGTCGGTGACCGCGACCGGCGAGGACCTGACCGAGGCCCGCGAGCGCGCGTACGCCGCGGTGGAGCGCATCCACCTGGACGGTTCGCACCACCGCAGGGACATCGCCGAGAAGGCAGCGTCCCACCCCTGA
- a CDS encoding M48 family metalloprotease, with product MSGTVVGEEAGALTARSRALAVLRVRSRALALVLLPAAVAVVLFVGGVTGRIGGAHWDLARWVVTCAAVLVLLAAAVVAAVIARARPAVSPTVPLAPAAAPDLYRLVEDLAERMDVPAPSAIALTPDCDSWLEDRTHRAHGPRRASRDAPRGDAPVLVIGSPFLWWMRVAELRAVLAPVVAGTGPSAHPDIAAARRFVRGLDAAAGLAARPGLGPVRRLACGAVGRVARVLLRGCRGHATEMERGVAAAASERAQAVDYGLRIVAQEQVGLAYAGWDRLLTRVALPAWRMGRWPSRLDAGVVSALTELSRRDRLAEGFASRLGERPACDLLEEPGAVDEAASLLAARLFHGGPAEIGPDWSPVDWQQYPEEVVDRKWRTEAARLHRVLDAMGVRPSAGVPAGPTLARVMEHLAGRSEPPPADGPAQVPPVPGAPDTEGPGAALAAGISADVAREEAARERSATPPGAADRTGDAPDPWGNDPLPLVPLQPPRTARELLADHVTAMVCCAAVDTAGAAPGMDWLDGPALLINGERRADVGTRVLSLVEDGDPEPLRSWLATAGVRVEKPVRLV from the coding sequence GTGTCCGGAACCGTCGTCGGTGAGGAGGCGGGCGCGCTGACCGCGCGTTCCCGTGCCCTCGCCGTGCTGCGGGTGCGCAGCAGGGCGCTGGCCCTGGTGCTGCTGCCCGCCGCCGTCGCCGTCGTGCTGTTCGTCGGCGGGGTCACCGGCCGGATCGGCGGCGCCCACTGGGACCTCGCGCGCTGGGTGGTCACCTGCGCCGCCGTCCTCGTGCTGCTGGCCGCCGCCGTGGTCGCCGCCGTCATAGCCCGCGCCAGGCCCGCCGTCAGTCCGACGGTGCCGCTGGCCCCGGCCGCGGCCCCCGATCTGTACCGGCTGGTCGAGGACCTGGCCGAACGGATGGACGTGCCCGCCCCGTCGGCCATAGCCCTCACCCCGGACTGCGACAGCTGGCTGGAGGACCGCACGCACCGGGCGCACGGCCCTCGCCGCGCGTCCCGGGACGCGCCCCGGGGCGACGCACCCGTCCTGGTCATCGGCTCCCCGTTCCTGTGGTGGATGCGGGTCGCCGAGCTGCGCGCGGTGCTCGCGCCGGTCGTCGCCGGCACGGGCCCCTCGGCGCATCCCGACATAGCGGCTGCGCGCCGCTTCGTGCGCGGCCTGGACGCCGCGGCCGGGCTCGCGGCCCGTCCAGGCCTCGGGCCGGTGCGAAGGCTCGCGTGCGGTGCCGTGGGCCGGGTCGCCCGGGTGCTGCTGCGCGGTTGCCGCGGTCATGCAACGGAGATGGAGCGCGGAGTCGCCGCAGCCGCCTCCGAGCGTGCGCAGGCGGTGGACTACGGGCTGAGGATCGTGGCCCAGGAGCAGGTCGGCCTCGCGTACGCGGGATGGGACCGCCTGCTGACCCGCGTGGCGCTGCCCGCCTGGCGGATGGGTCGGTGGCCGAGCCGCCTCGACGCGGGAGTGGTCTCGGCGCTCACCGAGCTCTCCCGCCGCGACCGGCTGGCGGAGGGCTTCGCCTCCCGGCTCGGGGAGCGTCCGGCCTGCGATCTGCTGGAGGAGCCGGGGGCGGTGGACGAGGCCGCGTCGCTACTGGCCGCTCGGCTGTTCCACGGCGGGCCCGCCGAGATCGGGCCGGACTGGTCGCCGGTGGACTGGCAGCAGTACCCGGAAGAGGTCGTCGACCGGAAGTGGCGCACGGAGGCCGCCCGGCTGCACCGGGTCCTCGACGCGATGGGCGTGCGGCCGTCCGCGGGTGTTCCCGCGGGCCCCACGCTGGCCCGCGTCATGGAGCACCTCGCCGGCCGCTCCGAGCCGCCGCCGGCCGACGGCCCGGCCCAGGTCCCGCCCGTGCCCGGGGCGCCGGACACCGAGGGGCCCGGCGCCGCGCTCGCCGCCGGGATCAGCGCCGACGTGGCCCGTGAGGAGGCCGCGCGCGAGCGTTCGGCCACACCACCGGGGGCCGCGGACCGCACGGGCGACGCCCCGGACCCCTGGGGCAACGACCCGCTGCCCCTCGTCCCCCTCCAGCCGCCGCGCACCGCACGGGAGCTGCTCGCCGACCATGTGACGGCCATGGTGTGCTGCGCGGCCGTGGACACCGCCGGCGCCGCTCCCGGCATGGACTGGCTGGACGGACCGGCCCTGCTCATCAACGGTGAGCGCCGTGCGGACGTGGGTACCCGGGTGCTCAGCCTGGTCGAGGACGGGGACCCGGAGCCGCTGCGTTCCTGGCTGGCGACGGCAGGCGTCCGGGTCGAGAAGCCGGTCCGGCTGGTGTGA
- a CDS encoding N,N-dimethylformamidase beta subunit family domain-containing protein: MGAEEIRRAEPIRRWESGALAHAVTDPFGQGPLPWLRGSEYYLDDTGQVVPWYADPDAAVGRGGRSRGLRTADDVHRQIKGFASNGAVAPGEAIDFHVTVDPPQRFSVDVYRIGHYGGDGASKIITSPRLAGIVQPPPLAADRTVSCHHWWLSWRLQVPSFWSVGAHVAVLTTEDGYRSHIPFTVRDSRPADLLLFMPDITWQAYNLYPEDGRTGASLYHAWDDHGRLLGENDAATTVSFDRPYAGAGLPLHVGHAYDFIRWAERYGYDLAYADTRDLHAGRVDPGRYRGLVFPGHDEYWSAPMRRNAELAREQGTSLVFLSANTLYWRVELGPSPSGVADRLLTCRKRRGPGRSALWREIDRAEQQLLGIQYAGRVPEPHPMVVRNADHWLWEATGAGDGDEIPGLVAGEADRYFPRTPLPDHEGRILLAHSPYTDGDGATRHQETSLYRAPSGALVFASGTFAWSPALDRPGHVDERIQRATANLLDRICKRD; this comes from the coding sequence ATGGGGGCGGAGGAGATTCGTAGGGCGGAGCCGATCCGGCGCTGGGAATCGGGTGCCCTCGCCCATGCCGTCACGGATCCGTTCGGCCAGGGGCCGCTGCCCTGGCTGCGCGGCAGCGAGTACTACCTCGACGACACCGGTCAGGTCGTGCCCTGGTACGCGGACCCGGACGCGGCGGTCGGCCGCGGCGGGCGCTCACGCGGTCTGCGCACCGCCGACGACGTGCACCGCCAGATCAAGGGCTTCGCGTCCAACGGCGCGGTCGCCCCCGGTGAGGCGATCGACTTCCACGTGACGGTCGACCCGCCCCAGCGGTTCTCGGTCGACGTGTACCGCATCGGCCACTACGGCGGCGACGGAGCCTCCAAGATCATCACCAGCCCCCGTCTCGCCGGGATCGTCCAGCCGCCGCCGCTCGCCGCCGACCGCACGGTCTCCTGCCACCACTGGTGGCTCTCCTGGCGGCTGCAGGTGCCGTCGTTCTGGTCCGTCGGGGCCCATGTAGCCGTCCTCACCACCGAGGACGGCTACCGCTCGCACATCCCCTTCACGGTCCGCGACAGCCGCCCCGCCGATCTGCTGCTGTTCATGCCCGACATCACGTGGCAGGCGTACAACCTCTACCCGGAGGACGGGCGGACCGGCGCCAGCCTCTATCACGCCTGGGACGACCACGGCCGGCTACTCGGGGAGAACGACGCCGCGACCACGGTCTCCTTCGACCGCCCCTACGCCGGGGCGGGCCTGCCGCTGCACGTCGGGCATGCGTACGACTTCATCCGCTGGGCCGAGCGGTACGGCTACGACCTCGCGTACGCCGACACCCGTGATCTGCACGCCGGGCGGGTCGACCCGGGCCGCTACCGCGGCCTGGTCTTCCCCGGCCACGACGAGTACTGGTCGGCGCCCATGCGCCGGAACGCCGAACTGGCCCGCGAGCAGGGCACGTCCCTCGTGTTCCTGTCGGCCAACACCCTGTACTGGCGGGTGGAGCTCGGCCCGTCCCCGTCCGGCGTCGCCGACCGGCTGCTGACCTGCCGCAAGCGACGCGGCCCCGGCCGCTCCGCCCTCTGGCGCGAGATCGACCGCGCCGAGCAGCAGCTGCTCGGCATCCAGTACGCGGGCCGGGTGCCCGAGCCCCACCCGATGGTGGTGCGCAACGCCGACCACTGGCTGTGGGAGGCGACGGGCGCCGGGGACGGCGACGAGATCCCCGGGCTGGTCGCGGGGGAGGCCGACCGCTACTTCCCCCGGACCCCGCTGCCCGACCACGAGGGCAGGATCCTGCTGGCCCACTCCCCGTACACCGACGGTGACGGCGCCACCCGTCATCAGGAGACCTCGCTCTACCGGGCCCCGTCCGGCGCGCTCGTCTTCGCCTCCGGCACCTTCGCCTGGTCGCCGGCGCTCGACCGGCCGGGCCATGTGGACGAGCGGATCCAGCGCGCCACCGCCAACCTCCTCGACCGGATCTGCAAACGCGACTGA